The genomic DNA CGCGGGCGGAAGTCGCTCGACCTACCATTCGACTTCATATAGTTTCCGCGCCGGCCCTATGAACAATAAGCACCGGTAACGGGGGAGCAAAGGGGATGGCGGCCGTTACGATCGTTGTCGTCGAGGACGAGGCGTCTCTGCGACGTGACATGATCGAGTACCTGCGCAGTTGCGGCTTCGACGCGATCGGAGCGAAGAATGGACGCGAACTGGACGAGCAGATCGCGTCACGCCCGGTATCCTTGGTTGTTCTGGACGTCAACCTTCCGGGTGAGGACGGGTTCAAGATCGCCACGCGGCTGCGCGAGAATCCCGCCATCGGAATCATCATGGTGACCGCCCGCGGCTCCACCGTGGACCGGGTGGTCGGGCTGGAGTTGGGTGCCGATGCCTATCTGGTGAAGCCCGTCGAGATGCGTGAGTTGGAAGCCCAGGCCAAGGCCCTGCTCCGCCGCCTGGAGACGAGCAACGGCAACGCCACCCCGCCGGCCCCGCAATCCTCCGGCCAACCCGCGATGGACGAGGGCAGCTGGATTCTGGACGCCACGGCTTGGGCGCTGACCAGCCCGGCAGGCGTGCGCGTCAGCCTGACGAGCATGGAGATGAAGCTGGTTTCCCTGCTGGCCGGACAGGCCCGCCAGCCGGCGACTCGCGACCAGATCTCCGTGGCGCTCTACAACCGCCGCTGGAACCCCGACGATCGCTCCATCGACACGGTGGTCGGGCGCCTGCGTCACAAGGTGGAGAACGCGATCGGCGAAACCGCTCCGGTCAAGTCGGTCCACGGTGTTGGTTACGTGTTCTCCGCCCCGGTCCGGGTGATCTGATTCTGTTCAGGCGGATGCGTCGTCCGGAGGCGTGTCCTTCGGGAAGGTCAGGACGAAGCGCGTTCCCTGCCCCGGCGCGCTGTCCACGGAAATCGTCCCCTTCAGCGCACCAACCGCCAGATTGTGCACGATGTGCAGGCCAAGCCCGCTGCCCCCCTCGCCGCGGCGGGTGGTGAAGAACGGATCGAAGATCCGTGGCAGATGGTCCGGCGGAATGCCCCGCCCGTCGTCGGTGTAGACCAGCCGCACGGTGCCGGGTTCCGGCTCGTCCACGGCGATCGACAGGGCCCCACCCTGCCCGTCCGCGCCCTGTGCGTCGACGAAGGCGTGGGTGACGGAGTTCATCACGAAATTGGTCAGGATCTGCGACAGGGCGCCCGGATAGGTGTCCACCACCAGCCCGTCGGGGCAGG from Azospirillum brasilense includes the following:
- a CDS encoding response regulator transcription factor, which encodes MAAVTIVVVEDEASLRRDMIEYLRSCGFDAIGAKNGRELDEQIASRPVSLVVLDVNLPGEDGFKIATRLRENPAIGIIMVTARGSTVDRVVGLELGADAYLVKPVEMRELEAQAKALLRRLETSNGNATPPAPQSSGQPAMDEGSWILDATAWALTSPAGVRVSLTSMEMKLVSLLAGQARQPATRDQISVALYNRRWNPDDRSIDTVVGRLRHKVENAIGETAPVKSVHGVGYVFSAPVRVI